The genomic DNA AAAACCGGCGAAATGGTTTTTATCGCAGCGGGTATCCGGCAGTAGAATAACGACCGGAGCATCAGGAGCAGGCGCCGGATAATAGACGGCAGCGAGTTCCTTCCGGTCATCGGTAAGCAGGGTTACGGATTTTTGGGACGTTTGCCCGGCAGCACATCCCAAACCCACCAGAAGCAGCGGCAGAAACACATACCAGGCATTTGCGGAGGCTTTTCTCATACTCATCTCCTCTACCACCTACGGTTTTCGGAAGGAGCAGTTCATACGGGTCCGCAGGAGAGACCCCATACCATAAAGGCCTTCATGCGGTTACTGGACCCCGATATTGGTTTCGTGGAAACCGGACCATTCCTCCGAGATGTCGAGGTCCTGTCCGGGCGCCACGGCCAGGCTGAGATACCGGTCGTTCTCCCGCAGCATCAGACGGCGCTCGACCAGATCGTCGAGGCTGTCGCGCAGGGAGGCGTCTCCGCCATATGATTCACCCGCCTGCTCCTGAATCTCCTTTGCCAGGGATTCGAATTCCCGTTCCGAGTCACAAGCCAGGTAAGCCAGGGCCGTGTCTCCCTCCAATCCGACCTCCGCCTTCATTCCACACGGCCGGGTATCGTGCATCACGATCTTGTTGTCCGGCCGCGTGTAATAGATCAGCGAGGGAGGCTCCGGTTGCTTCCAGGAATCCTTCCACTCGGCCACCACGTCCTTCAACGGATCTACATACGAGGGAATGTTCTCTTTGCCGTCGAAATCGCAATCGAAAAACGAGGCCAATTCGTCCAGGTCTTTTTGTTCGAAGGGATAGAGGGATCGGTATCCGGCATGCGCATGGACATTGGTCAGTCCCCAATCCTCTCTCTGCTCGAACAGGGGGCTGAAGCGGACCAGCAGCACCGGGCTCACGGCCATGGGCGGGGCGAGATGCACCAGCAGAGGGACCAGATCGACCATGCGGCGATAGGCTTCGGGGTTTTCTCCGGGAAACCCGTACAGGAGATTCCAAGTGGGATACATGCCGTATTGCCTGGTCCATTTGAGGAACTGGACGTTTTGCAGAAGCGAGCTTCCTTTTCGCATGTAATCGAGCATTTCCGAGTCCAGGCTTTCGATGCCCGGCTGGAACAGCTTCACTCCGACGTAACTCAAGGCTTGAACCTGATCGTTGCTCAGGTTGGCCCTGGCTTCGAGAAACAGCTCTTCCAGCCGGCCCCATTCCGCCAACGCCGGGAACAGATTCTTGAAAAAAGCCATGTTCAGAACCGAGTCGGTCAGTATGACCTTGTCCACGTTGTACTGTTCCACCAGGGCCTTGATCTCGGTTTCAGCCCGCCGGGCGGTCTTGGAACGATAATTCGGTTTCCTGCAGTTCAATCCGCAGAATATGCATTGCGATTTCTTGCCCCACCAGCATCCCCTTGAAAACTCGAGGGAAATGGGGGCAGAGGCAAGGAAGTCCGGGGCCCATTTCTTCAGCGCTCCGAAATAGTCGTCAAAATTGGGGTACGGCAGAAGATCCAGGTCCGGAGCCTCGCCCGATCCTTGATCCACGATGCGCCCGTTATGCCGAAAAAGGATACCCGGAATGCCCTCGGGAGGTTTTCCGGAAAACCATTGGGTGACGGCCCTGGGAAAGGCCAGATCGGCCTCGCCGTTCACCACCCAGTCGACGAACGGAAACAGGCGAAGCAGGCTCAGGCCCATTTCTTCTCTGCAATTGGCGCCGCCGAACGCGACGATCTTATCGGGCCACCGCTCTTTGATGCCCTTTGCCAGGGCCAGCGAGGCCACGTGCTGACTGTACACCGAGCTGAAGCCGATGATGTCGTATTCGTCCCAGTCGAGACCATCCAGGCACTTATCCACGAAACGGACCGCCAGGGAGCGCAAGGAGTTCAAAGCGCCCTGCGCATTGTTGACGTCGAATCCCCCCGGCAGCAAGGGAGCCGTAAGGTTCTCGATCCTCCCCCTGTCCGACTCCGCCCACTCCTTCCCGAACAGCTTTTCTCCAAATATCCATTCACCGACCATGATCAGATCGGCAATACCCTCATAAATCTCATGATGGCCCATATAGGTCTGGAAAGCGATATTCAGATAGGCGACATCACAGCCGACCCCTTCCTTTTCCAGAAGAGATTTCAGCAGGCTCAGCGCGCCGGAAGGGTAGCGCACACTGGCGAAGGGCATACTGATCAAGCGTACCTGTTTCATGTCGTCCTTTTTCGGTGTGGAGTATAGGGAATCCGCCGGCGGCGGATTCCCGAGGAACCTTTGGATGGACAGGAAAGGAAATCAGAACTTCCGGCCGACTTTGTCTCTGGATACGACGGCGTCGAAATCCTTGCGGGGACGGGCTTTGGGTTGTTCGTCCGGGATTCCGAGTGTAAGCAGCGCCAGCACATACATACGATCGGGGATCCCCAACAAAGCCTTCACCTCGTCGTAGAGTTCTTTCTGAGTGCCGGTGGCTTCATTGCTGAGCGCACCCACGATGCACATGCCCAAGCCCTGGTTCACGGCTTCGATGCCCATGAAGGCGTAGGCGATCCCCAGCTGTTCGAACGTGCGGGCCAGGATCATGGCGGGCCCATGTTCGGCCACACAGAAAACGGGGTCTTTCAGAATTACGTTGTCGACGATCTCCGCGGAGATTTTCATGACACCCGCTTCCACCAGGCCCATAAGGGCTTCACGGTTCTTGGGTTTGTCCCATGCGGTAAGATCGCCGCAGACGGCAATTACCACCGGAGCGCGCGCAACCTGCTTTTGCCCGGACGCCAGCTTTGCCAGCTTCTCTTTTGCGGCCGCTTCCTCGACCACGATGAAATGCCACGGCTGGACGTTTTCCCAGGAAGGCGCGCGCCTCCCCGCTTCCAACACACTCCGCAGAGCGGCTTCCGGGATCGGCTCGCTCTTGAATTTGCGTATGCTCCGCCACGCTTGAATCGCTGCCGTTGTTTCCATGAAGATGATCCTCCGTTCTTTCAAGGATGAAGGTTGTCGGAAAAAAGCGTTTCAACTCGCTGCATTTCGGGAAGCCGGCTGAAAAAGGTCCCTCCAAACCCCTCCCGAAATTTAAGAACGGTACGGGAGGAAAACGTTTTCAAACGCTTTTCCCCCGTGATGACAAAAAAACATCCGCGACCTTTGGCGCGATCGCGGGATGGGTTTCGGACTCACGCAGAAGCCGTCTCAGGGCCAAACACCGGCGCGGGATTCGCGCT from Deltaproteobacteria bacterium includes the following:
- a CDS encoding RiPP maturation radical SAM protein 1, whose amino-acid sequence is MKQVRLISMPFASVRYPSGALSLLKSLLEKEGVGCDVAYLNIAFQTYMGHHEIYEGIADLIMVGEWIFGEKLFGKEWAESDRGRIENLTAPLLPGGFDVNNAQGALNSLRSLAVRFVDKCLDGLDWDEYDIIGFSSVYSQHVASLALAKGIKERWPDKIVAFGGANCREEMGLSLLRLFPFVDWVVNGEADLAFPRAVTQWFSGKPPEGIPGILFRHNGRIVDQGSGEAPDLDLLPYPNFDDYFGALKKWAPDFLASAPISLEFSRGCWWGKKSQCIFCGLNCRKPNYRSKTARRAETEIKALVEQYNVDKVILTDSVLNMAFFKNLFPALAEWGRLEELFLEARANLSNDQVQALSYVGVKLFQPGIESLDSEMLDYMRKGSSLLQNVQFLKWTRQYGMYPTWNLLYGFPGENPEAYRRMVDLVPLLVHLAPPMAVSPVLLVRFSPLFEQREDWGLTNVHAHAGYRSLYPFEQKDLDELASFFDCDFDGKENIPSYVDPLKDVVAEWKDSWKQPEPPSLIYYTRPDNKIVMHDTRPCGMKAEVGLEGDTALAYLACDSEREFESLAKEIQEQAGESYGGDASLRDSLDDLVERRLMLRENDRYLSLAVAPGQDLDISEEWSGFHETNIGVQ
- a CDS encoding nitroreductase family protein, whose protein sequence is METTAAIQAWRSIRKFKSEPIPEAALRSVLEAGRRAPSWENVQPWHFIVVEEAAAKEKLAKLASGQKQVARAPVVIAVCGDLTAWDKPKNREALMGLVEAGVMKISAEIVDNVILKDPVFCVAEHGPAMILARTFEQLGIAYAFMGIEAVNQGLGMCIVGALSNEATGTQKELYDEVKALLGIPDRMYVLALLTLGIPDEQPKARPRKDFDAVVSRDKVGRKF